The genomic region AGTACCGGTGCAGAACCCGGTCAGGATCGGTCTCCTCACCGAAGAGCGCGAAGGTGTCCGTCGCCAGGTTCCTGATCGGCGTTCCGGTCATCCCGAAGAACTTCGCGTACGGCAAAGCCGCACGCATCTGACCAGCCAGAGATTTCTTGTCGGACGACTGAGTGCGGTGCGCCTCGTCGACCAGCACGATGATGTTGCCTCGGGTCGACAGATCCTTCCCCGCGTCCGCGAACTTGTGGACGGTTGTCGAGATCACCCCGCGCACATCGTTGGCGAGCAAGGAACGCAGCTGCTGACTGGTAGTGGGCTGGTGAAAATAGGCCTCCCCCAGCGCCGACGTGAACACCCCAGAAGTCTGCCGGACGAGGTGTGTCCGGTCCGAGAGCAAGATGATCGTAGGCGAATCGGTACGCGTGTCTGCCAGCAACAAGGAAGCAGCGAATACCATCAGCAGGGTCTTCCCCGAGCCCTGGTGATGCCAGATCAAGCCTTTCGAACCTCCCTCCACCACCCGCTTGTGGATCAGGTATGCAGCCTCCATCTGCGGATATCGAGGCAGGTACTTCTTGTCGGGCCCTCCCCCGGCAGTGTCGAAGAGGACGAAGTCGTTGAGCATGTCCAGGATGGTGGCCGGATTCATCAGCAACTCAACAGAGCGCTTGACATCAGCCTGTCCGGTCAGATTCTCGTCGTCCGCAGTCGAGCGGAACGGCTGCCACAGGTTTGTGGACGCACCGGCGGCGCCGAACTTCAGCTTCAGCCCATCCGAAGCGACGCAGAAAACGTTGGAGGTGAAGAACCACGGGTACTCGGTGGCGTACACGTCGTTGATCTCGCGGGCGGCCTCCGCCCATCCGGACTTCGAAGTAGGCGACTTCACCTCGACCACGACCAATGGCAGGCCGTTGACCCAGTACACGAGGTCAAATCGACGGGAACCCTTGCCAGGAACTGAGATGGTTACCTCGTCCGACACGATCAACGTGTTGGCGGAGGCGTTTGCGAAGTCGATAACCGTCAAGGCGTGCCAGGCGCCGTCCGCGTCCCGGTACTCCCTGCGCCCACGCAGCAGGTGCAGCACCTGCTCATTGGCTCGCACCAGTCCGCCATCCACGGCGTTCACCGTGGCGACGATCTCATCCACCACCTCGTCGACGTCGAACTTGTCGATCACTCCTGGGTTGAGTTTGATGATGGCATCGCGCACATGATCCACGACAACGGCCTGAGTCACCTCACGCGGCAGTGCCCGTCCGGCAGTGAAGACCCAGCCCATCGGAAGCGACCACTGGATCATCATGTTCTGGAACTCGCGCTCCCGGATCCCCCTAGCCACCGTTCACGCCTCCAGTTCAGTTGACTCGATCTTCAGGGTCTGGTTCAGCAAGCCCATCAGCATCCTCGATCGTGCACGACTGAGTGCATCCGCTTCAGCGCGGATCACCCCGACCTGTTCCTCGATCGCGTCCAGCGCCTCTGCGGCCTGCTCCTGCTCAGCCCGGGACGGGATTGGAAGTTCTACCGAGAGAAGCTGATCGGGATTGAGGCGCTTGCGGCGCTGGACGGTGCCGACGACCCTGCTCTGCATCTCAGCCCACAGCCGGGGGGTCCGGCAGACGTGCTTCATCCACGCGGGGAAGACGTCGCTGGCCAGAACGAAGGTCGGGAACTCACTGCTCGCGACGAACCCGTCGAACGAGGCGGGCACCACGGTGATCGGCCCCTCCCATGCGGTCAGCTTCCGCATCACCACCTGATTCTCACGAAGGACGTTCATAGCCGTGTATTCGGTGTCCGCCCCGTCGAACTCGTTCTTGTCGACCAGACCTTGCCCAGCGTTGAGCACGCCTGCGAGTCGATAGGTCGTCCCCTCTCGCATCGGAATCCGCGTGACTTCGAGCCGCATGACGTCACCGAGCGATCGCGGCGCCGCTTCTTCACCACCTGCCGTACGCCAAAGCAGCGAACTGCCCCCTCGGTAGACACCCTCCAACGCGTTTGCTTCGGCCGTCAGCGCGACTATCTGGTCGTCGATGGCGTCAATGACTTCGACGACCCGCTTCTGCACCGGAAGTGGCGGAACGACGATGGCGAGAGCGGCGACGGTGCCTGCGGAGAGCTCGGTTTGGTTGGTGCTCCCTGTCTGCAGGGACTCAAGATCGAACTTGCGACTGGAAAGCGCGAGGCCCGCGAAGCCCAGGACGAAACGTTCGGGATCGGGCCGCACGATGGTGATGTGGGAATCAGCGGTCGCTGGCTCGGGTAGCTCACGGATCTCCGCAGCTCTGCCTAGAGTTCCACGACCGGTCGAGTTGATGAGGACGTCTCCGACCTGCAGCTGAGCATGCCTTGGCAGAGGCCTGGAAGAATCGGTCCTCCGCGCAAGCGAGAAGTCGATGGAATTTGCATTCCTGACACACTTCTGGTTCAATACCAAGATGCCTTCGTCGACATACCGAGGCGCCTTTCCTCGCTTAATCGAAAAGCTGGCCTCCCCCAGCGTGGTTTCGATCCATTGATCACTCATCGAAGCCCTCGATCCCCGCAGCGGCGAGCACCTTGAGCATCCGCGCTTCCGCGACTTCGCGTTCCGCGCGCGCCACATTGTAGGCGTCGATCAGCGTCCCCAGATCCTCCGCCTCCACTGCGGCCTGCTTGATGTAGCGGCCCATGTTCAGGTTGTAGCCGTTTCCCTTGATCTCATCCAGAGAGACGAAACGGGCGATTAGGTCGCCACCGTCCCTGAGATCAAGCAGGTTCCCATCCGAATCGAGCTTGGAATGGTATGCGGCAACCACGTCAGCGATGTCGGCAGCGGTGATAGTGTTGCGATTTTTACCCTTGGTGAACCGACGAGAAGCATCAATGAACAGCACCCCGCTCCGCCGCTCCTCAGCCTTCGTTCCCGCGGGGCGGAACACGAGAATGCAGGTTGGGATGGTGGTGGAGTAGAACAGGTTCGCCGGCAGGCCGATGACAGCCTCCAGGAGATCGTCGTCCAAGATCCGCTGGCGAATGATCGCCTCCTGACTACCACGGAAAAGGACACCGTGAGGCAGCACGACGCCAGCACGACCCTTCTTCGGCCCCATGCTGGCGATCATGTGCTGCACGAAGGCCCAATCAGCTGAAGACTGCGGAGCGATGGCACCAAGGGTGCGCGGATCATTCGTCCACGGCTTCCACTTCAAGCTGTATGGCGGGTTGGCGACGATTACATCAAACGTCGCAACAGATCCGTCCGGATTCTTGAAGCGCGGATTTCTCAAGGTATCGCCAACCTCGACCTGAAACTCGGTCAGGTTGTGCATGAAAAGGTTCATGCGTGCTACGCCCGCAGTATCAGGCACCGCTTCCTGACCGTACAACTTAAGCGTGTAGCCACGTCCTCCGCGAGCTTTGAGCCGCCCCGCGGAAGCGATAAGCATGCCACCCGATCCACAGGTCGGGTCGTAGACCGATTCGAAGTTCTTGGGGTCGAGGACCTCGATGATCAGCTCCACGACTTCACGCGGGGTGAAGAACTGACCCGCTCGCGTGCCAGAGCCGTCGGAGAACCGCTTCAGCAAGTATTCGTATGCACCACCCAGGACGTCGTGGGACATGTTGCCCTCGTGCATCTTCGGCACGCGGTCCATTGTCTGCATCACAGCTGCCAGCACATCACCCGACAAGACTTCCTCGGAAGTCCAGGTCATGGATCCGAACAACCGAGTGAACTTGTCCGGATTTGCCGTCTCGATGGCCTGCAGCGCGGTTCGCACCCGCAAGCCGAGGCCCGGCTGTGTGACGGTGGCGAGTATCGACGACCAGGAAGCACGCCTCTTCTCGACTGTGCCCTTGTGGATGAGCGGGATCTCGAACGACTGGTAATCCCGGTACTCGATCTCGTGGGCCTCTTCCGGAGATAGGTCGTCCAAACCGTCGTTGTCGGCGAGGAACTCCTGGTGGCGGTGGTCCCAGGTGTCCGAGAGGTACTTCCAGAACATCAGTGGAAAGACGACCGACGAGTACTGCGCCTCGGGCATGGCCGCGCGCAGCTCGTCGGCGGCGTCCCACAAGCGATTCTCGATCTCCTGCTGGGTCACTACCATCTGTTGAAGTGTCCTTGATCGTCATGGGGGTTGCGGCCCGGAGGCCGGGGTTGCTGCCGATCACCTTATTTCGGCCAGGCCTGGGACCGACACACCGCCCGTGTACTACCAGGGGCTGTGAAGCACTGACCGCCGTTCAGGCCATCGGCCACGCTGCTTCTCACACCGAGGATCTTCACGTGACCACGGGAAGGGCCTGAGTCAGTTCAATGGGCCGGTGACGCCGTGCCAAGGCATGGCGATCGCCCTGCCGTCGACCTACTTCAGCGCTTGACGCAGCCTAGAACCGACATCGTGCCGACATCTCCGCGTCCAGACCCGATCAGAACTTGTACGGCCGAATCGCGCAGTTCAAGGCTGTTCGACGAGTAACCCGTCCTGGGTGGCTACGCTTGACGCTGAACAAGAGTCTGGCGTGAGCCACCCTGGTTCACAAACATCGCCTGTTGATCATGTAGATCATCAAGCAAAGATCGGACAGAGCATACGAAAAACCCGCTGACCTGGGCTTTCACCCAGAATCAGCGGGCTGATTCAGACCGTCGGGACGACAGGATTTGAACCTGCGACCCCTTGACCCCCAGTCAAGTGCGCTACCAAACTGCGCCACGTCCCGGCCACACCCCCGGTTGCCCGGCGTGCAGGAAGAATCGTACAACACCCGCAACAGAGATCAAAAACGGGGGCCCTCACACCAGACTACCTGCGGATATACGGCGGGGACCCGTGTGCCGGGTCCCCGCGTCCCTCGGTCCGACCGATCCCCCGATCCTCGACCGACACCTGAACTATGCGGTGACCGTGTCCTCGACGCCACCGCCGAAAGTCGAGTCTTGGCCGTCAACCTTCGGCTTACCGGGTGGTAGGACGGCGGTGACGCTGAAGCCGCCGTCGGGGCGGTAGGAGGTGGTGAGGGTGCCGCCGATGAGTCGCAGGCGTTCGGAGAGGCCGTGGAGGCCGGCGCCGCCTCCTTCGGCCAGTGGGGGGAGGTCGCTGGGGGTGTTGACGACTGAGACGCGGACTGGGGTGGTGCGGTCGACGGTGACCGTCACGGAGGCGCCTGGGGCGTGTTTTGTCACGTTCGTCAGGGCCTCTTGCACTACGCGGAAGAGGGCTCGGGAGGCGGCGGAGGAGATGGGGGTGTCGCCTGTTTCGGTCAGGCTCACCGAGACGCCGGCGATGCGGGCGCGGTCTACCAACTCCTGGACGGAGGGGTAGGCGGTGTCGGGGTTCAGGAGGCCCAGGGCGGTGCGCATTTCGGAGAGGGATTCCTTGGCCAGGGCTCGGAGGCGCAGGGCTGTGTCGCGCACTGTGTCGTTGGGGGCGGTGGCGGCGAGGGCGGCTGACTCCACGGCGATGAGGGTGGCGTGGTGGCCCACGGCGTCGTGGATTTCGCGGGCGATGCGGGCCCGTTCTGCTGCTCTGGCGGAGGTTTCCTGGGCTTCTAGCTCTGCGGCGCGGGCTCTGCGGGTTTCGTAGAGGGCCTGGGTGAGGTCTTTGCGGGTGGTGATGAGGGCGCCGAGGCCGGTGGGGGCGGCGGAGAGGCCGAAGGAGAAGGCGGTGGTCAGGAGGAGGGGGCCGAAGGGGATGGCTTCGGTGATCACCACGGGGATGACGGAGGCCGCGGTCAGGGCGGTGACCCAGAGGAGTTGGGCGGGGACGGACTTCTCCTTGCGGCCCAGGCGGTATTGGGCGACGAGGGCCGGGGCCCAGCCCAGGCCGCCGGCCACGGCGGGGATGCAGATCAGGGAGGCGAGCCACGGCCAGCGCAGGCGCAGTGGGAGGAGCAGGGCGGCGGCCACGGCGGCCCACAGGGACCAGGGGAACGGGCGGTCCTGGGTCAGCAGGACGACGCCGGTGGTGGTGCCGACGGTCAGGAGCTCGCGCAGGAGCGTCTTCACCAGACACCGACCTGGTGGGCGACGAGGGCCGCCTGCACCCGGTTCTCGACGCCCAGTTTTGTCAGGACGGTGGAGACGTAGCTCTTGACCGTGGCCTCGGAGAGGCAGAGCTGTTCGGCGATGGCGTGGTTCGAGCGGCCGCCGGCGAGGAGCTCGAGGACCTGGCGTTCGCGGGCGGAGAGCGTGTCGAGCTGGCGGTTGGCGCGAAAGCCGCGCAGGCGTGGGAGGAGGCGGGCGGTGATGCGCGGGTCGAGGACGGCGCCGCCGGCTGCCAGGTCGACGACGGCGCGGACCAGGGCCTCCGGTTCGGCGTCCTTCAGCAGGAAGCCCTGGGCGCCCAGGTCCAGCGCCGTGGCGACGTAGTCGTCGAGGTCGAACGTGGTCAGGACGGCGATGGCGGGTGGGGTGGCCCACGTGCGCAGCCGCCGGACGGCCTCCAGGCCGTCGACGCCCGGCATCTGCACGTCGACCAGCACCACGTCGGGCAGGCAGGCCAGTGTCACCTCGACGAGCTCGGCGCCGTCGGCGGCCTCGCCGACCACCTCGACCCGTCCGTCGGCTTCCAGGAGGACCTTCAGGCCCCGCCGCAGCAGGGCCTCGTCGTCGGCAAGCACCACTCGTACGGCCACGAAACCAACCAACCGCACCCCATGGCAAAGAGCAACCGTGGGACCGGAGAACTACTTCCTGCCGGCGCCGGCCTTCTTCTTCTCGCGCACCCGCACGGAGATCCGCACCGGGCTGCCCTCGAAGCCGAACTCCTCCCGCAGCTTGCGCTCGATGAACCGCCGGTAGCCCGCCTCCAGGAAACCGGTCGTGAACAGCACGAACGTCGGCGGCCGGGTCGAGGCCTGGGTCGCGAACAGCACCTTGGGCTGCTTGCCGCCGCGCACCGGCGGCGGGGTCGCGGCGATCAGCTCGGTCAGCCACTGGTTCAGGCGGCCGGTCGGGACGCGGGTGTCCCACGAGTTCAACGCGGTGCGCAGCGACGGCGCCAGCTTGTGCACGGCACGGCCGGTCAGCGCGGAGATGTTCACCCGGTCCGCCCACGGCACGCGCACCAGGCCGCGTTCGAGCTCGCGGACCATCTCGTTGCGGCGGTCCTCGTCGACGAGGTCCCACTTGTTGAACGCCAGCACGCACGCGCGGCCGGACTCGACGACCATTGTCAGCACCCGCAGGTCCTGTTCGGACAACGGCTCGTGCGCGTCCAGCAGCACGATCGCGACCTCGGCGGTCTCGATCGCGGACTTGGTGCGCAGCGACGCGTAGTACTCGGCGCCGCTCTCGAACTTCACCCGCTTGCGCAGCCCGGCGGTGTCGACGAACCGCCAGACCTCGCCGTCGAGCTCCACCAGCGAGTCGACCGGGTCGACCGTCGTGCCCGCGACCGAGTCGACGACCGAGCGGTTCTCGCCGGTGAGGCGGTTGAGCAGCGACGACTTGCCGACGTTCGGCTTGCCGACGAGCGCCACGCGCCGCGGACCACCGCCGCGGGCGCCGAAGTCGTCGCGCGGGGTCTCGGGCAGCCGCTCGAGGATCACGTCGAGCAGGTCACCGGAGCCGCGGCCGTGCAGACCCGACACCGGGAACGGCTCGCCCAGGCCCAGCGACCACAGCGACGCGATGTCGGCCATCAGCCTCTCGTCGTCCACCTTGGACGCGCAGAGGATCACCGGCTTCTTCGACCGGCGCAGCACCTTCGCGACGGCCTCCTCGGTCGCCGTCGCGCCCACCGTCGCGTCCACGACCACCAGGATCACGTCCGCGGTCGCCATCGCGAGCTCCGCCTGCGCGGCCACGGAGGCCTGCAGGCCCTGCGCGTCCGGCTCCCAGCCGCCCGTGTCGACCACGGTGAACTTGCGGCCGTTCCACAGCGCGTCGTAGGCGACGCGGTCACGCGTCACGCCCGGCACGTCCTGCACCACGGCCTCTCGCCGGCCGATGATGCGGTTGACCAGGGTCGACTTGCCGACGTTGGGCCGTCCGACCACCGCGAGCACCGGCTGGGGCGGGGTCGAGTCGCCGTCGTCCTCCGCGGAGGCGTCGTCGAAGGCTGACCAGTCGGCCTCGTCCTCCCAGGTGCCGTCCAGGTCCGTCATCTTCTTTCAACCTCACTCACACGAAGTCCATCGAGTTCGGCGACCAGTGTCGCCAGGCGGTCGCGCACCTGCTCGGTGGCAACGCCCAGGGCGGCCCGCCCCTTCCCTTCCGGGAGGTGGAACGGCTCACCGATCAGCACGTCGACCGGCGGCCGCCAGCCCTTGGCCTGGTAGGTCCCCCGGCAGGCGACCGGCAGCACCACCGCGCCGGAGGTCTTGGCCAGCCACGCGGCACCGTTCTGCGCGCTGGTGACGCCACCGTCGCCACGCGTGCCCTCGGGGAAGACCCCGATCACGCCGCCCGCCTTGAGGACGGACAACGCGCTGGTCAGCGCTGTGCGGTCGGCTTCTCCCCGCTTCACCGGGAGCTGCCCGATCTTGCGCAGCAGGTAGCCGACCACGGCGTTGGCGAACATCTCCTGCTTGATCAGGAACGTCACGCGCCGGGGCAGCACCCCGAACAGGATCGGGCCGTCCGCCATGGAGCTGTGGTTGGCGACGACGACCACGCCGCCGCTCAAGGGTACGCGGTCGCGCCCGTGCACCCGAATCCGGAACTGCCAGGCGTAGGGCGTCCGCGCGATCCAGCGGCCGAAGTCGAACAGCCACGGCAGGCTGCCCTCCGGAACGCTCACCCGGTCACCCGCAGCCCGCGCCGTTCCACGAGGTCCAGCAACGCGTCCACGGTGCCCGCGAGGTCGAGGTCGGTGTTGTCGACCTCGACGGCGTCCTCGGCCGCCCGCAACGGCGACACCGCGCGCGAGGAGTCGTAGTTGTCGCGGCGCTGCACGTCGGCCAGCACGGCGTCCACAGTGGACTCGCGCCCGGCGGCGTTGTCCTGCTTGGTCCGGCGCTGCGCCCGCGCGTCCGCCGACGCCGTCAGGTAGACCTTCAGCGGCGCGTCCGGGGACACGACCGTGCCGATGTCGCGACCTTCGACCACGATGCCGCCGACGTGGTCGACCGCGTCCGCGATGATCGCCCGCTGGTGCGCCACGAGCAGCTCGCGCACGTGCCTGGCCGCCGAGACCGGGGACACCGCCAGCGTCACCTCGGGCCCGCGGATCTCCGCGGACACGTCGTCGCCGTCGAGCGTGATGCCCGGCTGCCGCGGGTCCGTGCCGACGACGAGCACCGCCGCGTCCGCGACCCTGGCGACCTCGGCCTCGTCCGCCGGGTCGACCCCGGCGCGCAGCACGGCCACCGTGATCGCCCGGTACATCGAGCCGGTGTCGAGGTAGCGCGCGTCCAACGCCATCGCGAGGCGCTTCGCGACGGTGGACTTGCCGGTGCCCGACGGTCCGTCGAGTGCCACCACGCCGCGCAACTGACCCTGGCCCACCACAGCTCCCTCCGAGACACCCACGGCCCTCATTGTGCCTGGTGCGGACGCCCGCACCGGCAGCGGGACGGGCCAGGCGCGTGATCAGCCGTCACCGCGGGGGTATCGATCGGTGGAATTCGCAACAGCCGCACGCGGCCCGCGCCGATCTGGTCAGCGCATCAGCAACCCCCGGAGGACAGATGACCACGATCGAACAGAACCCCGCCGTGCAGACCCTGCTGGAGTGCACGCTCGCCAGGCACAAGTCGATGTTCCTGGCCACGTCCGGCTCGGACGGCTCGTGGGTGAGCGGGGTCTACTTCGCCGAGGACGGGCCGAAGCGGCTCGTGCTCGTGCTGGAGGAGAGAGGGCGGACGCTCAAGGCGATCGAGGAGAACCCGGAGGTGGCCGTGGTCGTGTCGACCGGGTCGCCGATGGAGCCGTTCTTGCAGGCGCGGGCCGTGGCCGAGATCGTTGACGGCGCGGAGGACGAGGCTGTGCGGCAGCGGCTGGTCGCGAAGGTGCCGGAGGCGGCGCCGTTCCTGGAGACGCCGATCCGCACGGTGGTGCTGACGGTGCCGCGGTGGCGGGTGACGGACATCCCCAACGGGTGGCTGCCCGGCAAGGAGTTCTGACGGTGCGACCGCCTGCCCGGGCCGGGAACGCCGGGCAGGCGGCGACGCGGCTAGTACCCGTCCACCTGCCGGCGCAGGTCCGGGTGTCCGGAGAGCAGGTCGCGCACCACCCCGCGCGGCGCCGGGTCCGACGGGCGGGCCTGCATCTCGTGCAGGGCCAGCATCACGCGGAAGTACGTGGACTCGTCGAGCAGGCCGGCGCGCGCGGCGGCGGTGAGGGACGTGGAGAGGTCTCCGCCCGCGGGCTGCGGAGCGCCGGTGTTCACGTTGCCGTGGATCTGGCCCGCCTGGATCACGATGGCGCTCGAGCCGCCGCTGTAGACGTTGTGCACCGACGGGCGCGCCTCGGCCGAACGGGCGGCGGGCCGGTCGTCCGGGTCGGCGGGGAGCTCGGCGATCAGCGCGGCGACGAAGGCGGCGGCCGGTGCCGGGCCGCCGATGGAGCGGACGGTCAGCAGCGGGGTCGCGTCGTTGAGGTGGCCGGCGCCCGCCGCGCCCGCGCTCTCGGTGTCCACGGCGGCGGCGTCGTTGTAGGAGGAGTCCAGGAACGCGGCCGTCGCGGTGCCCGGTGAGAGCAGCAGCTCGCCGGAGGCGATCGGTGCGAAGTGGACCTGGGCGGAGAACGAGCGCGCGACCTGGCGGGCGCGTTGTTCCAGGCGGTGCGGGGCCGGCCACGCGTTCGGCCTGGCCCTGAGGCCCTCGGCGTCCTCGCGGCCGCCGTGGTAGCCGTAGACCTTGGTGGCCACGACGACGTCGCCGGTCTCGACCCACGAGTGCAACGGGCCCGCGGCGCCGACGAAGAACACCGACGACGGGTCGAACTCGCCGATCGCGCGTTCGGTCAGCGCGGCGGCGGAGTTGTTGCCGGTGCCCAGGAACGCCAGTGCGACGGACCGGCCGGCCACCTCGCCCACCTCGTAGAGCGAGCCTGCCCGGCTCTCCTGCGTGCGGGCGGCGGTCAACAACGAACGCACCTCGGCATGAGCGGCCTCGGTGGCCGTCAGGACGACGATCATGCGGTCACCTCCAGGGACCCTCGGGAACGCAACAACGCCGGGTGCAGCAGCGAGGCATGACCGCGGCGGTGGAGCAGGGCGGGACGGCCGCCGTTGCGGATCGTCTTCTCACCCGTCGGCACCAGGAAGCCCTCCGCGCCGGTGACCTTGCGGTGGAAGTTGCGGGGCTCGAGCTGCTCGCCCCACACGATCTCGTAGACCCGCCGCAGCTCGGTGACGGTGAACTCGGCCGGGCAGAACGCCGTGGCCAGCGTCGTGTACTCGAGCTTGGAGCGGGTGCGTTCGAGCGCGTCGCAGATGATCTGCGCGTGGTCGAACGCCAGCTGGCCGGCCAGCGCCGTCTCCACCGGCACCCACCGCGCGACGTCGGCGTCCCCGCCGGCGACCGGGGTCGGCAGGTTCGGCAGCACCGCGAGGTAGCACACGGTGATGACGCGCCGCCGGGGGTCGCGGTCGGGGGTGCCGTAGGTCTTCAGCTGCTCCAGGTACAGCCCTTCCGGCGCTAAACCGGTCTCCTCCGCGAGCTCTCGAAAGGCCGCTTTCTCGATGTCCTCCAGAGCAGACTCGAGGAAGCCACCCGGCAGCGCCAGCGCTCCCCGGAACGGCTCTATCCCCCGCTCCACCAGCAGGATCTGCAGCTGCTCCGCGCGGACGGTGAGCACTGCGAGGTCGACGGCCACCGCGACATCCGGGATCGTCCACTCCTC from Lentzea guizhouensis harbors:
- a CDS encoding restriction endonuclease subunit S yields the protein MSDQWIETTLGEASFSIKRGKAPRYVDEGILVLNQKCVRNANSIDFSLARRTDSSRPLPRHAQLQVGDVLINSTGRGTLGRAAEIRELPEPATADSHITIVRPDPERFVLGFAGLALSSRKFDLESLQTGSTNQTELSAGTVAALAIVVPPLPVQKRVVEVIDAIDDQIVALTAEANALEGVYRGGSSLLWRTAGGEEAAPRSLGDVMRLEVTRIPMREGTTYRLAGVLNAGQGLVDKNEFDGADTEYTAMNVLRENQVVMRKLTAWEGPITVVPASFDGFVASSEFPTFVLASDVFPAWMKHVCRTPRLWAEMQSRVVGTVQRRKRLNPDQLLSVELPIPSRAEQEQAAEALDAIEEQVGVIRAEADALSRARSRMLMGLLNQTLKIESTELEA
- a CDS encoding type I restriction-modification system subunit M, which produces MVVTQQEIENRLWDAADELRAAMPEAQYSSVVFPLMFWKYLSDTWDHRHQEFLADNDGLDDLSPEEAHEIEYRDYQSFEIPLIHKGTVEKRRASWSSILATVTQPGLGLRVRTALQAIETANPDKFTRLFGSMTWTSEEVLSGDVLAAVMQTMDRVPKMHEGNMSHDVLGGAYEYLLKRFSDGSGTRAGQFFTPREVVELIIEVLDPKNFESVYDPTCGSGGMLIASAGRLKARGGRGYTLKLYGQEAVPDTAGVARMNLFMHNLTEFQVEVGDTLRNPRFKNPDGSVATFDVIVANPPYSLKWKPWTNDPRTLGAIAPQSSADWAFVQHMIASMGPKKGRAGVVLPHGVLFRGSQEAIIRQRILDDDLLEAVIGLPANLFYSTTIPTCILVFRPAGTKAEERRSGVLFIDASRRFTKGKNRNTITAADIADVVAAYHSKLDSDGNLLDLRDGGDLIARFVSLDEIKGNGYNLNMGRYIKQAAVEAEDLGTLIDAYNVARAEREVAEARMLKVLAAAGIEGFDE
- a CDS encoding sensor histidine kinase; the protein is MKTLLRELLTVGTTTGVVLLTQDRPFPWSLWAAVAAALLLPLRLRWPWLASLICIPAVAGGLGWAPALVAQYRLGRKEKSVPAQLLWVTALTAASVIPVVITEAIPFGPLLLTTAFSFGLSAAPTGLGALITTRKDLTQALYETRRARAAELEAQETSARAAERARIAREIHDAVGHHATLIAVESAALAATAPNDTVRDTALRLRALAKESLSEMRTALGLLNPDTAYPSVQELVDRARIAGVSVSLTETGDTPISSAASRALFRVVQEALTNVTKHAPGASVTVTVDRTTPVRVSVVNTPSDLPPLAEGGGAGLHGLSERLRLIGGTLTTSYRPDGGFSVTAVLPPGKPKVDGQDSTFGGGVEDTVTA
- a CDS encoding response regulator; the encoded protein is MAVRVVLADDEALLRRGLKVLLEADGRVEVVGEAADGAELVEVTLACLPDVVLVDVQMPGVDGLEAVRRLRTWATPPAIAVLTTFDLDDYVATALDLGAQGFLLKDAEPEALVRAVVDLAAGGAVLDPRITARLLPRLRGFRANRQLDTLSARERQVLELLAGGRSNHAIAEQLCLSEATVKSYVSTVLTKLGVENRVQAALVAHQVGVW
- the der gene encoding ribosome biogenesis GTPase Der; protein product: MTDLDGTWEDEADWSAFDDASAEDDGDSTPPQPVLAVVGRPNVGKSTLVNRIIGRREAVVQDVPGVTRDRVAYDALWNGRKFTVVDTGGWEPDAQGLQASVAAQAELAMATADVILVVVDATVGATATEEAVAKVLRRSKKPVILCASKVDDERLMADIASLWSLGLGEPFPVSGLHGRGSGDLLDVILERLPETPRDDFGARGGGPRRVALVGKPNVGKSSLLNRLTGENRSVVDSVAGTTVDPVDSLVELDGEVWRFVDTAGLRKRVKFESGAEYYASLRTKSAIETAEVAIVLLDAHEPLSEQDLRVLTMVVESGRACVLAFNKWDLVDEDRRNEMVRELERGLVRVPWADRVNISALTGRAVHKLAPSLRTALNSWDTRVPTGRLNQWLTELIAATPPPVRGGKQPKVLFATQASTRPPTFVLFTTGFLEAGYRRFIERKLREEFGFEGSPVRISVRVREKKKAGAGRK
- a CDS encoding lysophospholipid acyltransferase family protein, coding for MSVPEGSLPWLFDFGRWIARTPYAWQFRIRVHGRDRVPLSGGVVVVANHSSMADGPILFGVLPRRVTFLIKQEMFANAVVGYLLRKIGQLPVKRGEADRTALTSALSVLKAGGVIGVFPEGTRGDGGVTSAQNGAAWLAKTSGAVVLPVACRGTYQAKGWRPPVDVLIGEPFHLPEGKGRAALGVATEQVRDRLATLVAELDGLRVSEVERR
- the cmk gene encoding (d)CMP kinase, producing MRAVGVSEGAVVGQGQLRGVVALDGPSGTGKSTVAKRLAMALDARYLDTGSMYRAITVAVLRAGVDPADEAEVARVADAAVLVVGTDPRQPGITLDGDDVSAEIRGPEVTLAVSPVSAARHVRELLVAHQRAIIADAVDHVGGIVVEGRDIGTVVSPDAPLKVYLTASADARAQRRTKQDNAAGRESTVDAVLADVQRRDNYDSSRAVSPLRAAEDAVEVDNTDLDLAGTVDALLDLVERRGLRVTG
- a CDS encoding pyridoxamine 5'-phosphate oxidase family protein, producing the protein MTTIEQNPAVQTLLECTLARHKSMFLATSGSDGSWVSGVYFAEDGPKRLVLVLEERGRTLKAIEENPEVAVVVSTGSPMEPFLQARAVAEIVDGAEDEAVRQRLVAKVPEAAPFLETPIRTVVLTVPRWRVTDIPNGWLPGKEF
- a CDS encoding 5'-methylthioadenosine/S-adenosylhomocysteine nucleosidase; this translates as MIVVLTATEAAHAEVRSLLTAARTQESRAGSLYEVGEVAGRSVALAFLGTGNNSAAALTERAIGEFDPSSVFFVGAAGPLHSWVETGDVVVATKVYGYHGGREDAEGLRARPNAWPAPHRLEQRARQVARSFSAQVHFAPIASGELLLSPGTATAAFLDSSYNDAAAVDTESAGAAGAGHLNDATPLLTVRSIGGPAPAAAFVAALIAELPADPDDRPAARSAEARPSVHNVYSGGSSAIVIQAGQIHGNVNTGAPQPAGGDLSTSLTAAARAGLLDESTYFRVMLALHEMQARPSDPAPRGVVRDLLSGHPDLRRQVDGY
- a CDS encoding NUDIX hydrolase is translated as MSEEEWTIPDVAVAVDLAVLTVRAEQLQILLVERGIEPFRGALALPGGFLESALEDIEKAAFRELAEETGLAPEGLYLEQLKTYGTPDRDPRRRVITVCYLAVLPNLPTPVAGGDADVARWVPVETALAGQLAFDHAQIICDALERTRSKLEYTTLATAFCPAEFTVTELRRVYEIVWGEQLEPRNFHRKVTGAEGFLVPTGEKTIRNGGRPALLHRRGHASLLHPALLRSRGSLEVTA